In Moorena sp. SIOASIH, the following proteins share a genomic window:
- a CDS encoding glycoside hydrolase family 55 protein has protein sequence MLKTRLTKNGYRWMISKGLAVLLRKALFFIHLARKYQSQRLKNLVGIRPHLAKLTFFSLSLCTLLLLIGLPASFSSLVSSSVAANPLYPLDANMVNVRDYGAKGDGITDDTAAIRRAVQDNLTKHRTLLFPTGTYLVSDSIEWKNKNGVFGAFLTWQGEGTDKTMIKLKDKAKGFGNPEQPRPITRPGSLGTRDTGKGNRAHNNYIFDMTFDTGKGNSGAIGVDFNASNTGAMENVVIVSGDGIGAIGLNLTREVGPCLIKNVTIKGFDIGIRGSSALYNVTLENIRLEHQNLVGIKNDNLVLAIRKLTSINSVPAISNGGDWIGPVVLIDSELRGGSPQAVAIENTSNILVRNVSVEGYKAAIKSGDKLIAGPKVEEFIAAPSISLFDSPKPSLNLPIEETPEFLDYDLNNWANVEDYGAKRDDGIDDSEGIQKAIDSGKTTIYFPWGYYHLNKPVIVRGNVHRMIGFFSLVRSPEVLFRFENHDHPVILERFNFQGGTLENAASQPVVVRHSSPFLETTSETGTWFLEDVVTSRIRIRKGQRVYARQLNCESPPPEPLLNNDGGLAWVFGYKTEYGTTVAATVNGGKSEILGGLFYPAQGVDDPKRPVILNRDSAVSAVYREIAFGSTYTIEIKETRRGKTKTLRRDQLDAGTMVAIPLYTGR, from the coding sequence ATGCTAAAAACACGATTAACTAAGAACGGCTACCGCTGGATGATCAGTAAAGGATTGGCAGTACTGCTCCGAAAAGCGTTATTTTTTATACATCTAGCGCGTAAATACCAATCCCAAAGACTTAAAAATCTAGTAGGCATTCGTCCGCACCTAGCCAAGCTCACGTTCTTCTCCCTAAGCCTGTGCACCCTACTATTGCTGATCGGCTTACCTGCTAGCTTTTCCAGCTTGGTCAGTTCTTCAGTAGCAGCGAATCCCCTCTATCCTTTGGATGCGAACATGGTGAATGTGCGGGATTACGGTGCCAAAGGTGATGGTATTACCGATGACACAGCCGCCATTCGCCGAGCAGTTCAGGATAATCTCACTAAACATCGCACCCTGTTATTTCCAACAGGAACCTATTTGGTCAGTGATTCAATTGAGTGGAAGAATAAAAACGGTGTTTTTGGGGCATTTCTAACTTGGCAGGGTGAAGGCACTGACAAGACTATGATCAAGCTTAAGGACAAAGCCAAAGGTTTTGGTAATCCTGAGCAGCCCAGACCGATCACGCGCCCTGGCTCCCTGGGAACTCGCGACACTGGCAAAGGCAATCGCGCCCATAATAACTACATCTTCGACATGACCTTCGACACAGGTAAAGGTAATTCTGGTGCTATTGGTGTAGACTTCAACGCCAGCAACACGGGGGCGATGGAAAATGTGGTCATTGTCTCCGGTGATGGCATCGGAGCAATTGGTTTAAACTTGACCCGTGAGGTAGGACCGTGCCTAATCAAAAACGTTACTATCAAAGGCTTTGACATTGGTATCCGGGGGAGCTCGGCTCTCTACAATGTCACCCTTGAAAACATCCGACTGGAACACCAAAATCTGGTAGGTATTAAAAATGACAACCTAGTGTTAGCTATCCGCAAGCTAACCAGTATTAATTCGGTTCCTGCTATCAGCAACGGCGGCGACTGGATTGGACCAGTTGTACTGATTGATTCAGAATTACGCGGCGGGTCACCACAGGCGGTGGCTATTGAAAATACAAGCAATATCCTGGTTCGCAACGTTAGTGTCGAAGGATACAAAGCTGCCATCAAGAGTGGAGACAAACTGATAGCTGGTCCTAAGGTAGAAGAGTTTATCGCTGCACCATCTATCAGCCTCTTCGATTCCCCAAAGCCAAGCCTTAACCTACCGATTGAGGAGACCCCAGAATTCTTGGACTATGACCTAAATAACTGGGCAAATGTAGAAGACTACGGTGCTAAACGAGATGATGGTATCGATGACTCCGAGGGGATCCAGAAAGCGATTGACTCCGGCAAAACCACCATTTATTTCCCTTGGGGATACTATCACCTTAACAAGCCTGTAATCGTGCGAGGTAACGTGCATCGGATGATTGGATTCTTCTCCTTAGTTCGCTCACCAGAAGTATTATTCCGTTTTGAGAATCACGACCACCCAGTCATCCTGGAAAGATTTAACTTCCAGGGTGGAACATTGGAAAATGCTGCGTCACAGCCTGTAGTGGTTCGGCACTCCAGTCCATTCTTGGAAACCACCTCCGAAACTGGGACTTGGTTCTTAGAAGACGTTGTGACCTCTAGGATCAGAATCAGGAAGGGGCAAAGGGTTTACGCTCGCCAGCTCAACTGCGAGTCTCCCCCACCGGAACCCTTACTCAATAACGATGGTGGTCTAGCTTGGGTGTTTGGCTACAAGACGGAGTATGGTACCACTGTAGCTGCTACTGTTAATGGTGGAAAGAGTGAGATCCTAGGTGGTCTGTTCTACCCAGCTCAGGGAGTCGATGACCCCAAGCGTCCAGTGATACTTAATCGAGATTCTGCGGTCTCAGCAGTTTATCGGGAAATTGCTTTCGGATCGACTTATACAATCGAGATTAAGGAAACTAGACGGGGAAAGACGAAGACCCTAAGACGGGATCAGCTAGATGCAGGCACTATGGTTGCTATTCCCCTTTATACCGGACGTTAA
- the rfbF gene encoding glucose-1-phosphate cytidylyltransferase → MKVAILAGGLGTRLAEETDTKPKPMVAIGGRPILWHIMMHYYHYGFQDFVIALGYKAEVIKKYMVDYCSLNSNLTVNLSNGKVIQHGGGAPDWTVDLIDTGIHTNTGGRIKRLAPYVGNQTFMLTWGDGVSDVNLNALLEFHRSHGKLATLTAVRPPARFGYLELDGNQITEFSEKPQTREGWINGAFFVLEPGVFDYIDGDDTQWEKAPLERLAKDGQLMAYHHTSFWQCMDTLRDKRRLESLWNSGNAPWKIWEENNASISNWSQGLHRHSHGANATSSRV, encoded by the coding sequence ATGAAAGTAGCAATTCTTGCCGGGGGTCTCGGTACTCGCCTAGCGGAAGAAACGGACACAAAACCAAAGCCAATGGTAGCAATCGGAGGGCGACCAATCCTCTGGCATATCATGATGCATTATTACCATTATGGCTTCCAAGATTTTGTGATTGCCCTTGGCTATAAGGCAGAAGTTATTAAAAAATACATGGTGGACTATTGTTCACTTAATAGTAACTTAACGGTGAACCTTAGCAATGGCAAAGTCATCCAGCACGGTGGTGGAGCACCGGATTGGACAGTTGATCTCATCGATACTGGTATTCACACCAATACAGGCGGTCGGATCAAACGCCTCGCTCCTTATGTAGGCAATCAGACATTTATGCTCACTTGGGGAGATGGGGTTTCTGATGTCAATTTAAATGCGCTCCTGGAATTCCATCGCTCCCATGGCAAATTAGCTACCTTAACTGCAGTACGTCCACCTGCACGTTTTGGTTACTTAGAACTAGATGGAAACCAGATTACGGAATTCTCTGAAAAGCCTCAAACCCGAGAAGGCTGGATCAACGGTGCTTTCTTTGTTTTAGAGCCGGGAGTTTTTGATTATATCGACGGTGATGACACCCAGTGGGAAAAAGCGCCACTGGAGCGACTCGCCAAAGATGGGCAACTGATGGCTTATCACCACACTTCATTCTGGCAATGCATGGACACCTTGCGGGACAAGCGCAGGTTAGAAAGTCTGTGGAACAGTGGCAATGCACCTTGGAAAATTTGGGAGGAAAATAATGCGAGTATTAGTAACTGGTCACAAGGGCTACATCGGCACAGTCATGGTGCCAATGCTACTAGCTCAAGGGTATGA
- a CDS encoding SDR family oxidoreductase — protein MRVLVTGHKGYIGTVMVPMLLAQGYDVFGLDSDLFEQSTFGEGIRKIPELKKDIRDVTATELEGFDALIHLAGLSNDPLGNLNPDLTYEINYAASVHLAKLAKAAGIERFVFSSSCSNYGAGGDDWLTEESPFNPVTPYGISKVRVEQDVTQLADDNFSPIFLRNATAYGVSRRLRFDLVLNNLVAWAFTTGQVYIKSDGTPWRPIVHIEDISQAFIAVLEAPREVVHNQAFNVGRNEDNYRIRELAEIVKETVPGCEIEYAKDAGPDKRCYRVDCSKIIRTLPKFKPQWNARRGAQELYQAYQTVGLTLEEFEGPRYQRIAHIKQLLSTGRLDQTLRWRTHLPTSPKIQAMSV, from the coding sequence ATGCGAGTATTAGTAACTGGTCACAAGGGCTACATCGGCACAGTCATGGTGCCAATGCTACTAGCTCAAGGGTATGATGTATTTGGTCTTGATAGCGACTTATTTGAACAGAGTACCTTTGGTGAAGGAATTCGAAAAATTCCAGAGCTAAAAAAGGATATCCGTGACGTTACCGCAACAGAACTAGAAGGATTTGATGCTCTAATCCACTTAGCAGGTCTTTCCAACGATCCTCTGGGGAATCTGAATCCTGACTTAACCTATGAGATCAATTATGCTGCTTCAGTTCATTTGGCTAAGTTAGCCAAAGCCGCAGGCATTGAGCGCTTTGTATTCTCATCATCCTGTAGTAACTATGGTGCTGGCGGTGATGACTGGTTGACTGAGGAATCACCCTTCAACCCTGTCACTCCTTACGGCATTTCTAAAGTTCGTGTTGAGCAAGATGTTACTCAGTTAGCGGACGATAACTTTAGTCCTATCTTTCTGCGCAATGCCACCGCTTACGGTGTTTCCCGCCGTCTGCGCTTTGATCTAGTACTCAATAACTTGGTGGCTTGGGCATTTACCACGGGTCAAGTGTATATCAAGAGCGATGGCACCCCTTGGCGTCCCATTGTCCATATCGAAGATATTTCCCAAGCATTTATTGCGGTGTTGGAGGCACCTCGTGAGGTGGTACACAATCAAGCGTTTAATGTCGGACGCAATGAGGACAACTATCGCATTCGAGAGTTAGCGGAAATTGTCAAAGAAACAGTCCCAGGCTGCGAAATTGAATACGCTAAAGATGCTGGACCCGATAAGCGCTGTTATCGAGTTGATTGTAGTAAGATTATTCGGACATTACCCAAATTCAAACCCCAATGGAATGCCCGTCGGGGAGCTCAAGAACTCTACCAGGCTTATCAAACCGTAGGCTTAACCTTGGAAGAGTTTGAAGGACCAAGGTATCAGCGTATTGCTCACATCAAACAATTACTTAGCACTGGAAGATTAGATCAAACCCTGCGTTGGCGTACCCACCTACCTACATCTCCTAAAATACAAGCCATGAGTGTTTAG